One genomic window of Kaistia geumhonensis includes the following:
- a CDS encoding alpha-keto acid decarboxylase family protein: MTLSVIEHVLMRLKDIGIDDVFGVPGDYSFPVNDAIANSADIRWIGCTNELNAAYAADGYARVKGVGAVCTTYGVGELSAINGIAGCYAEHLPVFHLVGMPNTATLKGRKLVHHSLGNGEFDLFRRMSEPVVVAHAVLTPENVAQETERLIHAALYHRRPVYMGFPADLALKPVLGTAQPIPMPPSDAAALATVTDAIVAALDNAKSAVIVAGMLVGRAGHADALARLVEGSGLPFATVFSGKSVLDERHPNYIGMYDGALLEPEVRAQVEGADLVIDIGAPMTDFDSGVFTAKLDPDRTIIVGHHHVRIGSKTHANVELADLLDALSARLAHRDWPRRTPGSLGPVKGAGSDPIDAAALYPRWAAFLAPGDIVIAETGTASMGLAFAWLPEGAYFQNQTLWGSIGWATPAAVGAAVAAPDRRTVLVTGEGSHQLTVQEIGQFGRLGLKPVIFVLNNDGYLIERLLCKDPEIAYNDLAPWNYTELPHALGCEDWLALRVTTCAEFDAAMDKARTATSGVYIEVVTDRYASSELALKLHDAMQAIYKA, translated from the coding sequence GTGACCCTTTCCGTGATCGAACACGTCCTCATGCGCCTCAAGGACATCGGCATCGACGATGTCTTCGGCGTTCCGGGGGACTATTCGTTCCCCGTCAACGATGCGATCGCCAATTCCGCCGATATCCGCTGGATCGGATGCACGAACGAGTTGAACGCCGCCTATGCCGCAGACGGCTATGCGCGCGTGAAGGGCGTCGGCGCGGTCTGCACGACCTATGGCGTCGGCGAGCTCAGCGCGATCAACGGCATCGCCGGCTGCTATGCCGAGCATCTGCCGGTCTTCCATCTCGTGGGCATGCCCAACACGGCGACGCTCAAGGGGCGCAAGCTGGTGCATCACTCGCTCGGCAATGGCGAGTTCGATCTCTTTCGCCGCATGAGCGAACCGGTCGTCGTGGCCCATGCCGTGCTGACGCCGGAGAATGTCGCGCAGGAGACGGAGCGGCTGATCCATGCCGCGCTCTATCACCGCAGGCCGGTCTATATGGGCTTCCCGGCGGACCTCGCGCTGAAGCCGGTGCTCGGCACCGCGCAGCCGATCCCGATGCCGCCGAGCGACGCCGCCGCGCTCGCCACTGTGACCGATGCGATCGTCGCCGCGCTCGACAATGCGAAGTCGGCCGTCATCGTCGCCGGCATGCTGGTCGGCCGGGCCGGACATGCCGATGCGCTTGCGCGACTGGTGGAAGGATCGGGCCTGCCCTTCGCCACGGTGTTTTCCGGCAAGTCGGTGCTCGACGAGCGCCATCCGAACTATATCGGCATGTATGACGGCGCGCTGCTCGAGCCGGAGGTCCGCGCGCAGGTGGAGGGTGCCGACCTCGTCATCGACATCGGCGCGCCGATGACCGATTTCGACAGCGGCGTGTTCACGGCCAAGCTCGACCCGGACCGCACCATTATCGTCGGCCATCACCATGTCCGGATCGGCAGCAAGACGCATGCGAACGTGGAACTGGCCGATCTTCTGGACGCGCTCTCCGCACGGCTCGCGCATCGCGACTGGCCGCGCCGGACGCCGGGATCGCTGGGGCCGGTGAAGGGAGCGGGTTCCGATCCGATCGACGCGGCGGCGCTTTATCCGCGCTGGGCCGCCTTCCTTGCACCGGGCGACATCGTCATCGCGGAAACGGGCACGGCCTCGATGGGGCTCGCCTTCGCATGGCTGCCCGAGGGCGCCTATTTCCAGAACCAGACGCTGTGGGGGTCGATCGGCTGGGCGACGCCGGCCGCCGTCGGTGCCGCCGTGGCGGCGCCCGACCGGCGCACCGTGCTCGTCACCGGCGAGGGTTCGCACCAGCTCACTGTTCAGGAGATCGGCCAGTTCGGGCGTCTCGGCCTGAAGCCGGTGATCTTCGTGCTCAACAATGACGGCTATCTGATCGAGCGCCTGCTCTGCAAGGACCCGGAGATCGCCTACAACGACCTCGCGCCCTGGAACTACACCGAGCTGCCGCATGCCTTGGGCTGCGAGGACTGGCTCGCGCTCCGCGTCACGACCTGCGCCGAATTCGACGCGGCGATGGACAAGGCGCGGACGGCGACGAGCGGCGTCTATATCGAGGTGGTCACCGACCGCTATGCATCCTCGGAGCTGGCGCTGAAGCTGCACGACGCGATGCAGGCCATCTACAAGGCCTGA
- the otnC gene encoding 3-oxo-tetronate 4-phosphate decarboxylase, with amino-acid sequence MTAILSDATRLRDEICRVGASIFERGLTFGSTGNISARLPNGELLMTPTNASLGDLDPARLSRFSAEGVQIDGDKPTKEAFLHRCMYCERPGAGAVVHLHSTYSVAVSILADVDPEDVLPPLTAYYVMRVGSLPLIPYYPPGDESLALAVGEKAKAHSAVLLANHGPVVSGATLREAQYATEELEETAKLHLMLEGRRIRPLTSEQVDALRRRT; translated from the coding sequence ATGACCGCGATCTTGAGCGACGCAACGCGACTTCGGGACGAGATCTGCCGGGTGGGCGCCTCGATCTTCGAGCGGGGGCTGACCTTCGGCTCGACGGGCAATATCAGCGCGCGGCTGCCGAACGGCGAACTGCTCATGACGCCGACCAACGCGTCGCTCGGCGATCTCGACCCGGCGCGGCTGTCGCGCTTCTCGGCCGAGGGCGTGCAGATCGACGGCGACAAGCCGACCAAGGAAGCGTTCCTGCATCGCTGCATGTATTGCGAGCGGCCGGGCGCGGGCGCGGTGGTGCATCTCCATTCGACCTATTCGGTCGCGGTGAGCATCCTCGCCGATGTCGATCCCGAGGACGTGCTGCCGCCGCTCACCGCCTATTACGTGATGCGGGTCGGCTCGCTGCCGCTCATCCCCTATTACCCCCCGGGCGACGAGAGCCTGGCTCTGGCGGTCGGCGAGAAGGCCAAGGCGCACAGCGCCGTCCTTCTCGCCAATCACGGTCCGGTCGTTTCCGGCGCGACGCTGCGCGAGGCGCAGTACGCGACCGAGGAACTGGAAGAGACGGCCAAGCTCCACCTTATGCTGGAAGGCCGCCGCATCCGTCCGCTGACGTCCGAGCAGGTGGACGCGCTGCGCCGCCGGACATGA
- a CDS encoding carboxymuconolactone decarboxylase family protein, producing the protein MIQDWQALIENRNVGVRTLRQGAPDVMKAFSEMSRAAHGGTALDGKTKELIALAISVAVRCQPCIAYHTEGAIKAGATREEIAETLAMAVYMGAGPSVMYAAQALEAHDQLAAGE; encoded by the coding sequence ATGATCCAGGACTGGCAGGCTCTGATCGAGAACAGGAATGTTGGCGTCCGGACCCTGAGACAGGGTGCGCCGGACGTCATGAAAGCCTTCTCGGAGATGTCGCGCGCCGCCCATGGCGGCACGGCGCTCGACGGCAAGACCAAGGAACTCATAGCGCTTGCGATCAGCGTCGCCGTGCGCTGCCAGCCCTGCATCGCCTATCACACCGAGGGCGCCATCAAGGCCGGCGCGACGCGCGAGGAAATCGCCGAGACCCTGGCCATGGCCGTCTATATGGGCGCCGGCCCGTCCGTCATGTACGCCGCGCAGGCACTGGAAGCCCATGACCAACTGGCGGCAGGGGAATGA
- a CDS encoding LacI family DNA-binding transcriptional regulator, with amino-acid sequence MSGEGRDQGNRALLADVARLSGVSEITVSRVVRNKGPIAPATRERVLRAVAETGYVPNRLAGALASSGSALVGVVLPSVSNIVFADVLRGIHAALAPSGHQPVVGVTDYDRDEEERVVRSLLAWQPAAMILAGFEHTAATRAMLIAGRIRVAEIMDIDTAPIDVAVGLSHRRAGRDIARHLIARGYRRFAYVGHDWDRDRRARLRYDGLVETLAEGGLSLVGERRIAGPSSTLAGREMLAALMASGARPDVVVFSNDDMAVGGYFHCLAAGLAPRDDIALFGFNGLDIAAALPLRLSTVRTNRMLIGERAAAALVGQGDRPDAPEIIDTGYVLEAGETA; translated from the coding sequence ATGTCGGGCGAGGGGAGGGATCAGGGCAATCGCGCGCTGCTCGCCGATGTCGCTCGGCTCTCGGGCGTCAGCGAGATCACCGTCTCCCGCGTCGTGCGCAACAAGGGGCCGATCGCTCCGGCGACGCGCGAGCGCGTGCTGCGCGCCGTCGCCGAGACGGGCTATGTGCCGAACCGCCTCGCAGGCGCGCTGGCCTCGTCCGGCTCGGCGCTGGTCGGCGTCGTGCTACCGTCGGTCTCCAACATCGTCTTTGCCGACGTGCTGCGCGGCATCCACGCCGCGCTGGCCCCAAGCGGCCACCAGCCGGTCGTCGGCGTCACCGATTATGACCGAGACGAGGAGGAGCGGGTCGTCCGCTCGCTGCTCGCCTGGCAACCGGCGGCGATGATCCTCGCCGGCTTCGAGCATACCGCCGCGACGCGGGCAATGCTGATAGCGGGGAGGATCCGCGTCGCGGAGATCATGGACATCGACACGGCGCCGATCGATGTCGCGGTCGGGCTGTCGCATCGCCGGGCGGGGCGGGATATCGCGCGCCACCTGATCGCGCGCGGCTATCGCCGCTTCGCCTATGTCGGCCATGACTGGGACCGCGATCGCCGCGCGCGCCTGCGCTATGACGGGCTCGTCGAGACGCTCGCCGAGGGCGGGCTCTCGCTGGTCGGCGAACGCCGCATCGCCGGACCGAGTTCGACGCTCGCCGGTCGCGAGATGCTGGCGGCGCTGATGGCGAGCGGCGCGCGGCCCGACGTGGTCGTCTTCTCCAACGACGACATGGCCGTCGGCGGCTATTTCCATTGCCTCGCCGCGGGGCTCGCGCCGCGCGACGACATCGCGCTGTTCGGCTTCAACGGCCTCGACATCGCCGCCGCGCTGCCGCTTCGGCTCTCGACGGTGCGCACCAACCGCATGCTGATCGGCGAACGCGCCGCCGCGGCGCTGGTCGGCCAAGGCGACCGGCCCGACGCGCCGGAAATCATCGATACCGGATATGTGCTCGAGGCCGGCGAAACGGCCTGA
- a CDS encoding C-terminal binding protein — MRIFKVNWYPPQSEELTRLFGETVTFDIDPIPTDPSYRIAPERSRAADAVINCSATHLLPADIADFENCRIVVREGVGYDNLDLAGWGARGVPVCNVPDYGTTEVADHAIALMLSLTRGTATYGDVLRRDPVANWRFAAAPLIRRHKGATFGVVGLGRIGLAAARRAAAFDMRVVFYDPYLPNGTELSVGYERVHSLVELMATSDIVSVHAPLNEETRGLLGRAAFAAAKPGLILVNTARGPIVDLDALHEALVDGRVAGAGLDVLPKEPADADHPLVKAWTSRESWLDGRLILTPHAAFYSPDAMKDMQRKAVEVILAYVNEGRLTNCVNREFLKGGKTTGRPS, encoded by the coding sequence ATGCGTATTTTCAAAGTTAATTGGTATCCGCCGCAGAGCGAAGAACTGACCCGCCTGTTCGGCGAGACGGTCACGTTCGACATCGACCCGATCCCGACCGATCCGTCCTATCGCATCGCGCCGGAGCGGAGCCGCGCCGCCGATGCCGTGATCAACTGTTCGGCCACGCATCTCCTCCCCGCCGACATCGCCGATTTCGAAAACTGCCGCATCGTCGTGCGCGAGGGTGTCGGCTACGACAATCTCGACCTCGCGGGGTGGGGCGCGCGAGGTGTGCCTGTCTGCAACGTGCCCGACTACGGAACGACCGAGGTCGCCGATCATGCGATCGCCCTGATGCTGTCGCTGACGCGCGGCACCGCCACCTATGGCGATGTGCTGCGACGGGACCCGGTTGCGAACTGGCGCTTCGCCGCGGCGCCGCTGATCCGCCGCCACAAGGGGGCGACGTTCGGCGTCGTGGGGCTCGGCAGGATCGGCCTCGCCGCCGCGCGCCGGGCGGCGGCGTTCGACATGCGGGTCGTGTTTTACGATCCCTATCTGCCAAACGGCACGGAGCTGTCGGTCGGCTACGAGCGCGTGCACAGCCTCGTCGAGCTGATGGCGACGAGCGATATCGTCAGCGTTCATGCCCCCCTCAACGAGGAAACGCGCGGCCTGCTGGGCAGGGCCGCATTCGCCGCGGCGAAACCCGGCCTCATCCTCGTCAACACGGCGCGCGGGCCGATCGTCGACCTCGACGCGCTGCACGAGGCGCTGGTCGACGGCCGCGTCGCCGGCGCCGGGCTCGATGTGCTGCCGAAGGAGCCGGCGGATGCCGATCATCCGCTGGTGAAGGCCTGGACGAGCCGCGAGAGCTGGCTGGACGGGCGGCTGATCCTGACGCCGCACGCCGCCTTCTACAGCCCCGATGCGATGAAGGACATGCAGCGTAAGGCCGTCGAGGTCATCCTCGCCTATGTGAACGAGGGCCGTCTGACGAATTGCGTCAACCGCGAGTTCCTGAAGGGGGGCAAGACAACGGGGCGGCCGTCCTGA
- the otnI gene encoding 2-oxo-tetronate isomerase produces the protein MPRFAANLTMMFNEHAFLDRFGAAAEAGFDAVEFLFPYEFPAEVIAEKLTGNGLRAVLFNMPPGDWARGERGIAALAGREDEFRAGVEKALVYAKTLGVPRLHLMAGIASRADGAALARYRDALAFAADAVGAEGLDLLIEPLNRRDMPGYLLDDFDFAAGLIEALGRPNLKLQFDIYHRQILHGDVLKGLEAMMPIIGHVQTASVPLRNEPGTGELDDFRIFAALDALGYGGHVGCEYRPAAGTLAGLDWRRRLPS, from the coding sequence ATGCCGCGCTTCGCCGCGAACCTCACCATGATGTTCAACGAGCATGCCTTTCTCGACCGGTTCGGGGCGGCGGCCGAAGCCGGCTTCGACGCCGTCGAGTTTCTCTTTCCATACGAGTTTCCGGCCGAGGTGATCGCGGAGAAGCTGACCGGGAATGGCCTGCGGGCCGTGCTCTTCAACATGCCGCCCGGCGACTGGGCCAGGGGAGAGCGCGGCATCGCCGCGCTCGCGGGGCGCGAGGACGAGTTCCGCGCAGGCGTCGAGAAAGCCCTTGTCTATGCGAAGACGCTCGGCGTTCCGCGCCTGCATCTGATGGCCGGCATCGCGAGCCGCGCGGATGGCGCGGCGCTGGCGCGCTATCGCGACGCCCTCGCCTTCGCCGCCGATGCCGTCGGCGCCGAGGGGCTCGATCTCCTGATCGAGCCCCTCAACCGCCGCGACATGCCGGGCTATCTCCTCGACGACTTCGACTTCGCCGCCGGGCTGATCGAGGCACTCGGCCGGCCGAACCTCAAGCTCCAGTTCGACATCTATCACCGGCAGATCCTGCACGGCGACGTGCTGAAGGGGCTCGAGGCCATGATGCCGATCATCGGCCACGTCCAGACCGCATCGGTGCCGCTGCGCAACGAGCCCGGAACGGGCGAGCTCGACGATTTCCGCATCTTCGCGGCCCTCGACGCGCTCGGCTATGGCGGCCATGTCGGCTGCGAATACCGGCCAGCCGCCGGAACGCTGGCCGGCCTCGACTGGCGCCGCCGACTGCCAAGCTGA
- a CDS encoding GntR family transcriptional regulator, producing the protein MSKSPLAPHLQRRERRVLTDDVADSIREAILSGRLKGGDRLIEDELAESLNVSRGPIRQAIFRLEQEGLVVHETHRGATVARVSVEDAAEIYSLRRALEALAVTSACERATEVDFAPLEAILTLFQSVPRASMTRRRVAELDIDFHDALFRAAHHGRLYRAWEALRSQIFVFLLLRDGLPNDYLVSWYRDHARLLQLVKDRDKAAAAACIEEHIGGAYERLEAHMAERDTLQIEAG; encoded by the coding sequence ATGAGCAAGAGTCCCTTGGCCCCTCACCTGCAGCGGCGCGAGCGCCGGGTGCTCACCGACGATGTCGCGGACTCGATCCGCGAGGCGATCCTCTCGGGCCGACTGAAGGGCGGAGATCGGCTGATCGAGGACGAACTCGCCGAAAGCCTCAATGTCAGCCGAGGCCCTATCCGCCAGGCGATCTTCCGCCTGGAACAGGAGGGACTGGTCGTTCACGAGACCCATCGTGGCGCGACCGTGGCACGGGTCTCGGTCGAGGACGCCGCGGAAATCTACAGCCTGCGCCGCGCCCTCGAGGCGCTTGCCGTGACCTCGGCCTGCGAGCGGGCGACCGAGGTCGATTTTGCGCCGCTTGAGGCAATTCTGACGCTCTTTCAATCGGTTCCCCGCGCGTCCATGACACGCCGGCGGGTGGCCGAGCTCGATATTGACTTCCATGACGCGCTGTTTCGCGCCGCCCATCACGGCCGCCTCTACCGCGCCTGGGAAGCACTACGCTCGCAGATCTTCGTCTTCCTTCTGCTCCGCGACGGACTGCCGAACGACTACCTCGTCTCCTGGTATCGTGACCACGCGCGCCTGCTCCAGCTCGTCAAGGACCGGGACAAAGCCGCGGCGGCGGCCTGCATCGAGGAGCATATCGGCGGAGCCTACGAGCGCCTGGAGGCACATATGGCGGAGCGCGACACCCTGCAGATCGAGGCCGGCTGA
- a CDS encoding DUF72 domain-containing protein yields MKRRRGAARIGVSGWTYAPWRGHFYPEGLPQKRELSFAAGQFNALEINGTFYGLQRPESFARWAEETPEDFVFAVKGSRFITHVKRLRDIEAPLANFLASGLLELGAKLSVLLWQLPPNFSFDPKIIGTFLETLPKDMDGAAAFAARHDQRVGGRASVAAKVSGPLRHALEIRHDSFRDPAFIELLRTHGVALVCADTVKWPRLMDLTADFAYCRLHGSTELYRSRYEDAAIEQWAARVTAWAEGRPMGDGEFAGAKEALARPRDVFVFFDNTDKLHAPDDARRLAALVGERTENRDAAA; encoded by the coding sequence ATGAAGCGACGGCGCGGCGCGGCAAGGATCGGTGTTTCCGGCTGGACCTATGCGCCCTGGCGGGGACATTTCTATCCGGAGGGGTTGCCGCAGAAGCGCGAGCTTTCCTTCGCGGCCGGACAGTTCAACGCGCTGGAGATCAACGGCACCTTCTATGGGCTGCAGCGGCCCGAGAGCTTCGCCCGCTGGGCGGAGGAGACGCCGGAGGATTTCGTCTTCGCGGTGAAGGGTTCGCGCTTCATCACCCATGTGAAGCGGCTGCGCGACATCGAGGCGCCGCTCGCCAATTTCCTTGCCTCGGGCCTTCTGGAGCTCGGGGCCAAACTTAGTGTGCTGCTATGGCAGCTGCCGCCGAACTTCTCTTTCGATCCCAAGATCATCGGCACGTTTCTTGAGACGTTACCGAAGGACATGGACGGCGCGGCGGCCTTCGCCGCCCGGCATGACCAGCGGGTCGGCGGGCGCGCCAGCGTGGCGGCAAAGGTGTCCGGACCTCTCCGCCATGCGCTGGAGATCCGCCATGACAGCTTCCGCGATCCCGCATTCATCGAGCTGCTTCGTACTCATGGCGTGGCGCTCGTCTGCGCCGACACCGTGAAATGGCCGCGTCTGATGGATCTGACGGCGGACTTCGCCTATTGCCGGCTTCACGGCTCCACGGAGCTCTATCGCTCGCGCTACGAGGATGCGGCAATCGAGCAATGGGCGGCTCGCGTCACGGCCTGGGCCGAAGGACGGCCGATGGGCGACGGGGAATTCGCCGGAGCGAAGGAGGCACTGGCGCGGCCGCGCGACGTGTTCGTCTTCTTCGACAATACCGACAAGTTGCACGCTCCAGACGATGCGAGGCGGCTCGCCGCGCTGGTCGGCGAAAGAACCGAGAATCGCGACGCCGCGGCGTGA
- a CDS encoding SDR family oxidoreductase, protein MTATGRIALVTGAGTGIGRAVALALSAAGYSLAVTGRRVEPLEQLAREASGEVLVAPSDLTDPASVDALFGAVKERFGRLDVLFNNAGVNAPPVNIEDLAFEQWKAVIDTNVTGVFLCTRAAFRLMKDQSPRGGRIINNGSISADRPRPNSAPYTASKHAVLGLTKSTALDGRKYDIACGQIDIGNTETPMAAKMKSGVLQPDLSTKIEPTFDVRHVADAVVHMAGLPLDTNILQMTIMATKMPLIGRG, encoded by the coding sequence ATGACCGCAACAGGCAGGATCGCGCTCGTGACGGGCGCCGGAACGGGCATCGGACGGGCCGTCGCGCTCGCGCTTTCCGCCGCCGGCTACAGCCTCGCCGTCACCGGCCGCCGCGTCGAGCCGCTCGAGCAGCTCGCCCGCGAGGCGTCGGGTGAGGTGCTGGTGGCGCCGTCCGACCTGACCGACCCGGCATCGGTCGATGCGCTGTTCGGCGCGGTCAAGGAGCGGTTCGGCCGCCTCGACGTGCTGTTCAACAACGCCGGCGTGAACGCGCCGCCCGTTAACATCGAGGACCTCGCCTTCGAGCAGTGGAAGGCCGTCATCGACACCAATGTCACCGGCGTCTTCCTCTGCACGCGCGCCGCCTTCCGCCTCATGAAGGACCAGTCGCCGCGCGGCGGCCGCATCATCAATAACGGCTCGATCTCCGCCGACCGGCCTCGCCCGAATTCCGCGCCCTACACGGCCTCGAAGCATGCCGTTCTCGGCCTCACCAAGTCGACCGCTCTCGACGGGCGCAAATACGACATCGCCTGCGGCCAGATCGACATCGGCAACACCGAGACGCCGATGGCGGCCAAGATGAAGAGCGGCGTGCTTCAGCCCGACCTCTCGACCAAGATCGAGCCGACCTTCGACGTGCGCCATGTCGCCGATGCGGTCGTTCACATGGCTGGCCTGCCGCTCGATACCAACATCCTGCAGATGACGATCATGGCGACCAAGATGCCGCTGATCGGCCGCGGCTGA
- the ltnD gene encoding L-threonate dehydrogenase produces the protein MVTPVDVAVVGLGSMGLGMAGSLIRAGLSVRGCDLSDTARDRLRDLGGHAAATPAEAARGASALLVVVVNAAQTEAVLFGENGAAAALSAGAVVIASATMAPADARRIAARVEATGLHYLDAPISGGATRAASGELTVMASGSPAAFAAAEPVLGAIAARVHALGAEAGVGSSFKIVNQLLAGIHIAAACEAMAFAKSLDLDLSRVFEVITQSAGNSWMFENRVPHILAGDYSPKSAVSIFTKDLGIVSDIGRSGSFPLPVASAALQLFLATAAAGMAQDDDASVARLYAMIAGLDLPSKA, from the coding sequence ATGGTCACGCCAGTGGATGTCGCCGTCGTCGGCCTCGGATCGATGGGGCTCGGCATGGCCGGGTCGCTGATCCGCGCCGGGCTCTCCGTCAGGGGCTGCGATCTCTCCGACACCGCCCGCGACCGGCTTCGGGACTTGGGCGGTCATGCCGCTGCGACGCCCGCCGAGGCGGCGCGCGGCGCTTCTGCCCTCCTCGTCGTCGTCGTCAATGCGGCGCAGACCGAGGCGGTACTGTTCGGAGAAAACGGCGCTGCCGCTGCTCTTTCGGCCGGCGCCGTCGTCATCGCCTCGGCTACCATGGCGCCCGCCGATGCGCGCCGGATCGCCGCTCGCGTGGAGGCGACGGGCCTCCACTATCTCGACGCGCCGATCAGCGGCGGCGCCACGCGGGCGGCCAGCGGCGAACTCACCGTCATGGCCTCGGGCTCGCCCGCCGCCTTCGCCGCCGCCGAGCCCGTGCTCGGCGCGATCGCCGCGCGGGTCCATGCGCTCGGAGCGGAAGCCGGCGTCGGCTCCTCTTTCAAGATCGTCAACCAGTTGCTCGCCGGTATCCATATCGCCGCGGCCTGCGAGGCGATGGCCTTCGCGAAGAGCCTCGATCTCGATCTTTCCCGCGTGTTTGAGGTCATCACGCAGTCGGCCGGCAACAGTTGGATGTTCGAGAATCGCGTGCCGCATATCCTTGCGGGCGACTACAGCCCGAAGAGCGCCGTCTCGATCTTCACCAAGGATCTCGGCATCGTCTCGGATATCGGCCGAAGCGGCAGCTTCCCGCTTCCGGTCGCGAGCGCGGCGCTGCAGCTCTTCTTGGCCACGGCGGCCGCCGGCATGGCGCAGGACGACGACGCGTCCGTCGCGCGGCTCTACGCCATGATCGCCGGGCTCGACCTCCCCTCAAAGGCCTGA
- the otnK gene encoding 3-oxo-tetronate kinase, with amino-acid sequence MLLGAVADDLTGATDLALMLAREGMKTVQVVGTPPATFDPGEAEAVVVALKSRTIPAGEAVALSLEAARWLRAHGARQIIFKYCSTFDSTAEGNIGPVAEALMGELGAAVTIACPAFPANKRTVYRGHLFVGDLLLSDSPMKDHPLTPMRDANLVRVLQAQTSVPVGLVARETVAKGPDAIRAAFAAAEAEGPRMLIVDAIEDDDLRAIGEAAAGLPLITGGSGIAIGLPANFRRAGLIEGSGAPARLAAPAGRPVVLAGSCSAATRRQVAAAIDAGMPALKVDPLAIAEGTDTAGTVLAFIEAAGEGPALVYASDEPAAVARAQEKLGRERAGELVEHLFAAVATSLRDRGYTRFLVAGGETSGAVVQALGVAALAIGPEIDPGVPWTLSLGDAKPVALALKSGNFGADDFFLKAWSFLE; translated from the coding sequence ATGCTGCTCGGCGCTGTAGCCGACGATCTGACCGGCGCGACGGATCTCGCCCTCATGCTGGCGCGCGAAGGCATGAAGACGGTGCAGGTGGTGGGCACGCCGCCGGCGACCTTCGACCCAGGGGAGGCCGAGGCGGTGGTCGTCGCGCTGAAATCGCGCACCATCCCCGCGGGCGAGGCGGTCGCGCTGTCGCTGGAGGCCGCACGGTGGCTCCGCGCCCATGGCGCGCGGCAGATCATCTTCAAATATTGCTCGACCTTCGATTCGACCGCCGAGGGCAATATCGGGCCGGTGGCAGAGGCGCTGATGGGTGAACTCGGCGCGGCGGTCACCATCGCCTGCCCCGCCTTCCCGGCCAACAAGCGCACCGTCTATCGCGGCCATCTCTTCGTCGGTGACCTGCTGCTCTCCGACAGCCCGATGAAGGATCATCCGCTGACGCCGATGCGCGACGCCAATCTCGTCCGCGTGCTGCAGGCGCAGACCTCCGTTCCGGTCGGGCTCGTGGCGCGCGAGACCGTCGCCAAGGGTCCGGATGCGATCCGCGCCGCCTTCGCCGCGGCGGAGGCCGAGGGGCCGCGCATGCTGATCGTCGATGCGATCGAGGATGACGATCTCCGCGCCATCGGCGAGGCCGCGGCAGGGCTGCCGCTCATTACCGGCGGCTCGGGCATCGCGATCGGCCTGCCGGCGAATTTCCGCCGCGCGGGGCTGATCGAAGGCAGCGGCGCTCCGGCCCGCCTCGCGGCGCCGGCCGGACGGCCGGTCGTTCTCGCGGGATCCTGCTCGGCGGCGACGCGGCGGCAGGTGGCGGCGGCGATCGACGCAGGCATGCCGGCCCTCAAGGTCGATCCGCTCGCGATCGCGGAGGGGACGGACACGGCCGGGACGGTTCTCGCCTTCATCGAGGCGGCAGGCGAAGGTCCCGCTCTGGTCTATGCGAGCGACGAGCCGGCGGCGGTCGCCCGCGCGCAGGAAAAGCTCGGCCGCGAGCGGGCCGGGGAACTGGTCGAGCACCTCTTCGCCGCGGTCGCCACGAGCCTGCGCGACCGGGGCTATACCCGCTTCCTCGTCGCCGGCGGCGAGACCTCGGGCGCCGTCGTGCAGGCGCTCGGCGTCGCGGCGCTCGCCATCGGTCCGGAGATCGACCCGGGCGTGCCGTGGACGCTCAGCCTCGGCGATGCGAAGCCGGTGGCGCTGGCGCTCAAATCCGGCAATTTCGGCGCCGACGACTTCTTCCTGAAGGCATGGAGCTTCCTCGAATGA